The following coding sequences are from one Lolium rigidum isolate FL_2022 chromosome 6, APGP_CSIRO_Lrig_0.1, whole genome shotgun sequence window:
- the LOC124662456 gene encoding protein LURP-one-related 11-like yields the protein MATARIQPLSASQLHDPTTGDENQKVVYTVWMKSLVFNGHGCTIYGQDGRVAYRVDNYACTRSREVFVMDTGGKTLIKLLLKKNFGFFSTWQGYSCCDGDDAAADQQPWFSVRKEYRVLKNGRAAVVRVAAGGKAYTIDGALRGSEYYRVSDDADGASVAEVRRKRTSSGLALGEDVLTLTVGPAKDHLLVVGLVVVCGLISRCI from the exons ATGGCCACTGCCAGAATCCAGCCGCTGTCTGCTTCCCAGCTGCATGATCCTACTACGGGTGATGAGAATCAGAAGGTGGTATACACGGTGTGGATGAAATCACTGGTGTTCAACGGCCACGGGTGCACCATCTACGGCCAGGACGGGCGCGTGGCCTACCGCGTAGACAACTACGCCTGCACCCGCAGCCGCGAGGTGTTCGTCATGGACACCGGCGGCAAGACACTCATCAAGCTACTGCTCAAGAAG AATTTTGGTTTCTTCAGCACATGGCAAGGCTACTCATGCTGCGACGGCGACGACGCTGCAGCCGACCAGCAGCCGTGGTTCAGTGTTCGAAAGGAGTACAGGGTCCTGAAGAACGGAAGGGCCGCCGTGGTCAGGGTGGCCGCCGGCGGGAAGGCGTACACGATCGACGGCGCGTTGCGCGGGTCGGAGTACTACAGGGTCAGCGACGACGCTGACGGCGCGTCCGTGGCGGAGGTCAGGAGGAAACGGACATCATCCGGCTTGGCGCTGGGAGAGGACGTCCTAACCCtgacggttggcccggccaaggaTCACCTGCTAGTCGTCGGGCTCGTGGTCGTTTGTGGCTTAATCAGCCGTTGCATCTGA
- the LOC124665734 gene encoding protein LURP-one-related 11-like, producing the protein MAKIQPLPAAAAASQSTSSSSSFDDRQGGQAYTVWMKSLVFNGSGCTVYTPDGAVAFRVDNYSCRGGREVFFMDRAGNTVLRIRRKGFGMFRRWEVSRCTHNGGEEDEATPWFSVRRAQKARASVRMHGGEGTCYLVDGCCARKSEYRVSGVDSAIVAEVSRKQTSAGVVLGEDVLSLTVGTEVDHLLVLGLVVVRGLMNRSL; encoded by the coding sequence ATGGCCAAGATCCAGCCCCtccctgccgctgccgctgcctcgCAATCCACCTCCTCAAGCTCATCCTTCGACGATCGGCAGGGCGGGCAGGCGTACACGGTGTGGATGAAGTCGCTGGTGTTCAACGGCAGCGGCTGCACGGTGTACACCCCGGACGGCGCCGTCGCCTTCCGCGTGGACAACTACAGCTGCAGGGGCGGCCGCGAGGTCTTCTTCATGGACCGTGCCGGCAACACAGTCCTCAGGATCAGACGCAAGGGCTTCGGCATGTTCAGGAGGTGGGAGGTCAGCCGGTGCACCCacaacggcggcgaggaggacgaggcgacGCCGTGGTTCAGCGTGCGACGGGCCCAGAAGGCCCGAGCCAGCGTGAGGATGCACGGCGGCGAGGGGACGTGCTACCTGGTCGACGGGTGCTGCGCGCGCAAGTCTGAGTACAGAGTCAGCGGCGTCGACAGCGCGATCGTGGCGGAAGTCTCGCGGAAGCAGACGTCGGCGGGGGTCGTGCTGGGTGAGGACGTACTGTCGCTGACGGTGGGGACGGAGGTGGATCACCTGCTCGTGCTTGGTTTGGTCGTCGTGCGCGGCCTCATGAACCGCTCCTTGTGA